One window of the Nocardia huaxiensis genome contains the following:
- a CDS encoding PH domain-containing protein → MGLIDGIMGNAGRIDAGAAQQEYGRLLGQQEQVFAAYLLVRDAILFTNRRLILIDKQGLTGRKVEYHSIPYRAITHFSVETAGTFDLDAELAIYIAGAPQPIQKRFNRQVDIYEVQGILSHFVAV, encoded by the coding sequence ATGGGCTTGATCGACGGGATCATGGGCAATGCCGGGCGCATCGATGCGGGGGCGGCACAGCAGGAGTACGGGAGGCTGCTCGGTCAGCAGGAGCAGGTGTTCGCCGCCTACCTCCTGGTGCGCGACGCGATCCTCTTCACGAACAGGCGGCTGATCCTGATCGACAAGCAGGGCCTGACCGGACGCAAGGTGGAGTACCACTCCATCCCCTACCGCGCGATCACGCATTTCTCGGTGGAAACGGCGGGCACCTTCGACCTGGACGCCGAGCTGGCGATCTATATCGCAGGCGCCCCGCAACCCATCCAGAAACGCTTCAACCGGCAGGTCGACATCTACGAGGTGCAGGGCATCCTGTCGCACTTCGTGGCGGTGTGA
- the purD gene encoding phosphoribosylamine--glycine ligase, with amino-acid sequence MRVLVIGSGAREHALALALRRDPQVSALFVAPGNAGIAQHAEVRAVDASNGDAVVALAKEVAADLVVIGPEVPLVLGVADAVRGAGIAAFGPSAAAAQIEGSKAFAKDVMSAAGVLTAHSEIVDHPGELDAALDRFGPTWVVKDDGLAAGKGVVVTADRSVAREHGAELLENGHPVLLESFLDGPEVSLFCLVDGETVVPLLPAQDHKRVGDGDTGPNTGGMGAYTPLPWLPAETVTAIVDDVVKPVAAEMVRRGVPFSGLLYAGLAIGQAGPAVVEFNCRFGDPETQAVLALLDSPIGELLYATATGTLDQVDAPRWKDGSAVTVVLAAENYPARPRSGDVISGAESSGTGTESEVLHAGTAQREDGALVSAGGRVLAIVGQGADLAEARKNAYDRLAGIKLPGGHFRSDIGLAAVEGRITVPTPA; translated from the coding sequence GTGCGCGTACTCGTCATCGGTTCCGGAGCCCGTGAACATGCCCTCGCCCTGGCTCTGCGCCGGGATCCCCAGGTTTCCGCGCTGTTCGTGGCGCCCGGCAATGCCGGTATCGCTCAGCATGCCGAGGTGCGGGCGGTGGATGCGTCCAATGGGGACGCGGTTGTCGCGCTGGCCAAGGAGGTCGCGGCGGATCTCGTGGTGATCGGGCCCGAGGTGCCGCTGGTGCTCGGCGTTGCCGATGCGGTGCGGGGTGCGGGAATCGCGGCGTTCGGGCCGTCGGCCGCGGCGGCTCAGATCGAGGGGTCCAAGGCGTTCGCCAAGGACGTGATGAGTGCGGCGGGCGTGCTGACGGCGCACAGCGAGATCGTGGATCATCCGGGCGAATTGGATGCCGCGCTGGATCGGTTCGGGCCCACCTGGGTGGTGAAGGACGACGGGCTGGCGGCCGGTAAGGGTGTCGTCGTGACGGCGGACCGGTCGGTGGCTCGCGAACACGGCGCGGAGCTGCTGGAGAACGGGCATCCGGTGCTGCTGGAGTCGTTCCTCGACGGGCCCGAGGTGTCGCTGTTCTGCCTGGTGGACGGGGAGACCGTGGTGCCGCTGCTGCCCGCGCAGGATCACAAGCGGGTGGGCGACGGGGACACCGGGCCGAACACGGGCGGGATGGGCGCGTACACGCCGCTGCCGTGGCTGCCGGCGGAGACCGTCACCGCGATCGTCGACGATGTGGTGAAACCCGTTGCCGCCGAGATGGTCCGGCGGGGCGTGCCGTTCAGCGGCCTGCTGTACGCGGGGCTCGCCATCGGGCAGGCCGGGCCCGCCGTGGTCGAATTCAATTGCCGCTTCGGGGATCCCGAGACGCAGGCGGTGCTGGCCCTGCTGGACAGCCCGATCGGTGAGCTGCTGTACGCCACCGCGACCGGGACGCTGGACCAGGTGGACGCGCCGCGCTGGAAGGACGGCTCGGCGGTCACCGTCGTGCTGGCCGCCGAGAACTACCCGGCCCGCCCGCGCAGCGGCGATGTCATTTCCGGGGCCGAATCCTCGGGCACCGGAACCGAATCCGAGGTGCTGCACGCCGGCACCGCACAGCGGGAAGACGGTGCGCTGGTTTCCGCGGGCGGCCGCGTGCTCGCCATCGTCGGCCAGGGCGCGGATCTCGCCGAGGCCCGTAAGAACGCCTACGACCGGCTCGCGGGAATCAAGTTGCCCGGCGGGCACTTCCGCAGCGATATCGGTCTCGCTGCCGTCGAGGGCCGCATCACGGTGCCGACCCCGGCCTGA